The stretch of DNA TCAACAGGGTATCAAAAGTTTTACCTAGATCAATTACAAGATACTAAATATTCATTAGCGTGAAAACAAGTTTGTTGGCTTCGAATCTGCAGAAAAGGATGACGAAAAATAAATGTAGATGAAGTAGAAAAATTCAGCTTCGGTTTTCTCTGATTGTGTCTTTGGCCTTTTCAGTGGCTTTTGTAAATTTTTAGGTTCTTTGAAGCCAAATAAATTGAAGGGGACACCTGTTGTAGATCAGCGATTCTCAGATTTTTTAAGCCGCGTCTCTTTCAGAATTTTTCAAGGCACGCGCCCCACcacaaaaataactagctaataatAAGCAACAAATAAAAGATagtgaggcgaaagtatgttgtattcaaaaaacacattgaaattacaaggatggaatgtaaatagtGAAATAATTAAAAGgttttgaaaatgtaaatatccaaaataaggcaggcaagatcaaatctaccaaatatttttattttcgattaGCTCCTCGTCCCCTTAAAAAATTATCTGCGTTCCCTACCTTTTGAGAAGCACAACATTCGCCAAGCCAAAACTAGTATAATCCTTCAATAACATAGCAGGTGATAAAAACGAGTGGCATATGCCAAATGCTACTTGATGCGTATTCTGAAATCAATTCTATTCAATTTACGTATTGTTTAGTTGTTTGTTCTGTGAGCCCGGGTTGAAATCTTATTCTGAAATGAGTTTAACATGAATGGTGACAAAGTATAGCATTGATCTAATGGAGTTAAAATCAAGTAGGAGGTTGACATATATATTTAGCATTTTTTAAATcacttgttttgtaataaaagtACTGTACCTCTAACCTTAatttctaacaaaataaaaaagcgATAAAATAAAGTATAATTTCGGAGCACGTATGAAAACTGTTTCGCTGAGATTGGGTATGGCGAGTTTATCATGACAAAACTTATTTGAACGTGAACCAAACTTGGATCAATGTATGTATTGGGACAGTGGATTGTGTGAATCTTCAATGGGATTGATGCGCGAATTatctaaaattatgaaatataagTATAGTAGAGCTGTATGTTTCATCAAACTGTTTTCATCCTGCGATAGCGAATTGTTGCCCTATTTATGGTATTGGGCCTTATCATTTCAAGACATGATGTGATTGAATACACATATCTGCATAATGTTACCATCATTTCCCAAGGTTTAATCCAATATTTCTGGTTGCGCTATTTCAATATACATAGAATAGAGCTGTAGTACTCAACTGACAACGGTGTCAAAAAATTTCTTTATGCATGCTCTGAATTGTTCAAGATGTACGTGGTTCACTCTTTGAGTAGTCCAGACAAAAATACTCTCTGGTATTTGCTGATGTAATCGGAATAAAACTCGtgattagggctgggaatggttaacggttatgatttattttaaccgttaactgacatctcaggttcaaatcatctttataccgtaccatttcgtcaaatatgattacgtcatcgcaaatttatcttttgcggcgtttaattcaaaaaaatattactaactgtgtgggtaaggaatcaataaatgtaaaaaataatggaagcACCAAGGTTgctaataatgaaaattttttaacgatgatttcagaatcagttttaggtcgatttcgaaatatattgttcacgatttcattgcaaaatcggatattcaatgtcatacaataagtgtgcagttgatgccgtttttctttatgatatatatctcgaagtaggaTTTGCAAATAGATCActcaaaatttgtcacataaatgacgtttaacaactgAATctggttttctaaaatatttccacatgcccgaaccatgctgcctatcttttgcagcagaggaatcattaaactatctcgattcgtgaataattaaccggttaattttacccggttaacggtcaAAGTGTTTTCCCTAAAATCCCCAGCCCTActcattatattttcatgattATGGCTGTTTATTGTGTATATGAAATTTAGTGTTCAAAAAGAACTGGCAATTGTCTTAtgtaatgaaaatttgaattaacaAATCTACATATATTTTTGCATCTGAGTGCCAACAAATGTCCAGATGTAGGgtgtttcataaaaaaatagGTGAAACAAatgatatcaaattttattcctTTAACCAATCACAACCagaatattgtaaaatattcctGTACTTGATTGATTATCTAATTTACATTGCATTATTGTGCTAATTGTCTCTCAGATGTGTTTAGATTGTAATCAATATAAGGTACCGTAATTACAATTGACTTATTGATACAAATCATCACATTGGCTTCATCAGATCAAAATTGATCTCCTAATATATGTTTTCAGGCCGTTCATGACAGCGTCGACCTTAAACAAgatttaataaacaaacaaaaacaattattggATCTGCAGCAACAAAAGTTGTTGTTAGAActtgaacaaacaaaacaacaacttGCAATGAGAGAGAAAAGAAATCAACTCGCTGCTAAGAAGCAGGTATTTCCCATATAATGCAGAGTTTATTAATGACCTTAAGAGGTTTTTTGAAAGGAGTTtctgaaacattttcaatatgtCATAATGGGAAAGTATGTTTCGTTAGATATCTTGACTTTCAAAGTGTTGTTTTTTCACTGACCTTTCATAGGGCAATTTTATGTTAATGTATTAGATgcatattattgaaattaaagCTGGTATGCTAACTCCGTGTATAAAAACCTATTTTCGCTCTTTTTTTTGTCATGTTGATCTTCGAATTCCTAAttgacaatatttttatatctttaGCCTGAAGCTGTTTCAAAAGATCCAAGATTGAAGCAAGCTGCTACTTCCGTAGCTCCAACAGGTATAACTCGAATAGCAAATTGTTATTACTTTGTTGAAAATATAAGTGTACAAAGTAGTTCATTTTTGGTGATGTTCTCGTGCTATTGTTAGGCCTGGAAGCCTTGAACAGTTTTGTCTTTTTAATATCCCTCACCTTCGAATATTCCTGTACCCATGCTACACTATTGGAACTACTAAACTAAATTCTTTTGTAGTCAGAAGTGAATATATTTGTCAAACTTTTGAATTTGTTCTCCCTTTTTTGGTATACGCACACTATAGTTAAATTGCTTTAATTCAGACCATTCATCCCTAGCTTGAACTTGATTGTCTCGATCGATGGAATGAATAGAATCTGTCAGCGATGTGCATAATTTATTAtgaatttccaatttttaggACTAAGGGTGACTGTTGTAACAAATGGCCAGAAGCCTCAAGTTCGTGGTAATACCAAAGATCCAAGAAATCAAACTGCTGCTAAGAACACGGTGAGTACTCTTACTCTTAGTtagttattattttatattctttcAAACAGTAtaggataaaatataaaagtttccatcaaaaagtttttttttatcactattAGTGACATGGAAAGTGCAAATCACAGCTGCATGTAcctatgtatgatacaaaacAATAATCTACCATCAAAATTTGTACTTTCGTCTTATGTAAAGACATATCTTTAATATTGTTAATGCTAGAATTGGTTAATTTATTGGGCAGagatgaattttatattttggaatTGTTATGAATCTgagaaaaaaactaaattttacaGATAAAAATAGTACTTTTTGATCTGGAAATTACATATCTTAATAATGATGCTGACGTTCTAACTCTATCTAGCATCCACCATCTGCTGAGACTAAAAAACAACCTGCTACATTGGATCCGAGGGCGAAGAATGTAGCCATTAAGAAATCTCCTGCAAATTCTCCTGCAGAAAAGCCAAAAATAGTTAAAAAGTCTCCAAATGACACggagaaaataaaaaagaaaaaggtaTCGCCACAGACTGTAAAAAGGTTGGCAAAAACATCACCTAAAAATTTTGCTAAAAATGAGGCAAAAAAGACAAAATTATCCAAAAAGAAAACTGAagtaaaaacagtcaaaaatacaCAATCGGAAGCTGTTCAACAATCAAAAGAAAACATTGGACAAAAGGGACAGACGAAACATATAGATGGAGAAATATCAAAGAAACGAGACAGACCTGGTCGCCGTTCACCACCTCGTAATCAAGCACCTCCTGCTAAGTTAGCCAGGAGAAGCACTTCTATTGAAAGGCGTAGTCCATCTTCCCCCATCAGAAGACGCTTAGAACACCCAAAAAATGCATCAATACAAAGGAGTGCTGCTGCTAGAGAGGTGGAACAAATACGGCGAGATTCTCCGATGCCCTCTGATGGATCAATCTCACCTCGCTTTTCTCCAGAGCCAGATGAATCACCTGTTAAACGCAATCGGAACTGGAGACCACCTGTCAAACGAATCCGACACATCCAATCACCACCTGAAAGTTGGCAAAGAGAAGAAATGCCACGTAAGATACAATCAtttagaaatatttcattttaatattcatatttatatgtgTATCCGAGTTTGATAATTATATTTCATCATTCtgtacatttttattattagctCGTCCGAGTCCCCCAGTAAGACGAAGAACAAGTGTGGATCCCAATGTTCGAATACCTCAGGAGCTAACTCTCGGTCATCAAgctgaaattttgaaacaggTATAATCTCACACTTTATAGCTTTGATATTCAAACAATTGGGATAATGGTATGATTTTAGTTCGTTTCTTCAACTttgcaatgctcaaatatatgggcacggaTGTCAAATGACTAGCATGACCATCGCTATGTCTACAAaagctagctgttacggtctgacttatcaattaaaaatttcagaccCCCTCCCCATCTTGGAAAATCCTTGCTACGCCCCAGCTGTGAATTATAAACCAGCAAAATTCCGGGTGAAATATTACacaaatcataaaacaaaatttgaaagaagaaaaaaaagcaATATTCAACTCCTAGcgaatttttccatatttaagtgctgcaaatttaaaattgattattttcgaAGAAGAGCTATTTCCTTTTCACAACAGCAACAATTCAGTAATACTGTGACACTTACACTTGGTGCACAGAAGATTTATGGAAAATTGAACTGTAAAGGCATTCTTAATTGTaacttgaaatttttattcCGTAGGCTGAAATTCAACTTCAAAGTGGGCAGTTGACTCACACTCAACATCAGGAACTCCTAAAACAACTTCACCAACTGTTTGAATTACAGCGTCTTCGAAGTCTACAACATGTTGGTATGTAATTTGGCCTTATTGGTGGGAATGCTCGTAATCTACTAATTTTTCTTTGgtgatttaatatataatattttcgaTATATATTTGGTGTTACTAACCATTCTAAAATGCAATTCTCAGCTCACCATGAAATGCCATTACGAACCCAGCCACCtataccactgaaccaccataGGATACACAACGAAGATTATATTCAACATGACCAGGCTAATTTTTCGCATGATGTTATGCAAAGTACGCTTTTCTAACTACATTAAATTGCATTATgaagtcaaatatatatattttttttgattgtCGTATTCTTTCTACAGGGCAAGATGAGAATAGGCCACCACCATTCAGACCTCCGCCTTCACCACCTAGAATGGAAATGGAACAGAGAGACCGAAATGATTATTCAAGACCACTTCATTCCCAGCGGTATGTATTTTAGTTTCAAAATGGTTGTTGTTGATTGTTTGTTAGTCTTTTTTTCTGGGTCGTATCCAGAGAGTGTTTGTTTGTCTTGAACATTCTGTATcaccaaattgaatttttcttgaatttttttttcgacaTGACCAACTGAGAATATGTACGTGTTATTCCAAAATGTATTTGGAGAAGTAAATTATTTTTGGCCATCTCTGAATGTAAAAGCTTAGTTTTACATCCTCAATTGTGAGTCTCATCTCATTATGGGTATATAAAAATTCATgcttttattaattaatatttacaaaaatttttctatttacaGTCTTACCCCACCGCCGATGCCTCCCACTGATCCAAGGATGAATCATCATCCATATCGTCCTTCTCCACAAAGAGAAGACCAGCATTTTGTTGGACAAGATGTTTATATTGACCATATTGAACCTCCACCTAGGCCAGCTTTTCTTAATGAACGACATGAACAAATGGAAATTGATAATAGGCGTCGCGGACCTGGTCCTGGACCTATTCGAAGGCGCCATAGCGGAGAATGGGAGAGACCACCACAAGGGCGTTCTGTTGGTGGGTATGGAGAAGACACTGGAAATGTTTTTGTTATAGAAAGCAGTTCACAATCTCCAGTAAGGGAAGAACCATTTCTACCTATAGATGCACCAAATAATAGAGGAAGGCATCCTAGAGGCTTCAGACAATCAAGAAATCTGAATTCACAAAGGGGAAAGAAAGTACACTCAGAACGAGTACCACTCCGAGCTTATGCTCACCCTGAGACTGAATCTGAGCCTCGGCGCCCAGTACCTTTAAAAAGGAAAGATACTCGGGATAGACCGAGGCGTTCACCACCTAGAAAGACTCAGGATAGAAAGCTACCTCGACACTCACGTAAACATTCTCCAGTTTCCGAGCGAAATAAAAGAATTGCAAAGAAAAAGGATGAGAAAAAACAGGAAAAGAGTGATGGGGAGGAAGATATCCCAAGATTGGAAGAACCAGAAGATTATATTATCGCTAATATTCCTCCTGAAGCTGAAGTTTATCATAAACATTCAATGTCTTTGAAAAAGACACGGACGGCATCTGATTCCGCACAACAAGACTTACAAAAGCAATCATCGTCAGAAAGTTTATCAGATGTAAAAGAAGAAATTACGGAAGTTGTTCCTAAATCTGATGAAAATGCTGGAAATAATTCACCAATGCATTTATCTTCTCCGGACATCAATAAGAAAATAGATGAAGAAGTAAATCGATCTCCATCTTTGCCGTTgaagaaaagaaaatatttaatttcgtCTTCTAGTGATCTTAAAGATGATGCCGGTACTACAACAGAGCCAGAATCTGATACAGCTGATTTGCAATTGAAAGATGCTGCCACTGTGgagattgaaaaaaaagatattcaGTCGCCGAAACACGATGGTGAAAGTGAAGAGAAGCCGGAAGTTGACGATGATCAACCATCTGAGAAACCTTCTGATAATCTTATCAACCAAGAGCAGGAATTAGACTCTAAAGATAAGGAATCTGATAATTTATCAAAAGAATTAGCTTCCATTGATAAAGAAATAGCAGCGGAAGATAAAACTGatttagaaaaaattgaaaatgctgcACAAAATGACAAGAAATATACTGAAAAGACACCTGAAAAGTCGCCTGAAAGGGACATAAAGGATAATAAACATGAAGGGAGATTGAAAAGGATTCAAGAACTTGCCATGAAAGATGGATCAAAAACTCCTGctcaaaaaaaaatgatgaaagaCCGAATAATGGAGAAAGGCCGTGATAAGTCCCGCAATAAAgagtaatatatattaaaatcttGGTTTTCATATTGATTGGGTGAATCAAATTTTCCAAGAACATACTAAACTGCAGACAGACAATTTTCAatatgagaattttttttatttaatttttcccAGAACGGAACTTTGTCGCTTTGAACATATTAAACTGCAGATGGCCCCAATTttcattttggaattttttattttattagtttttccaaacaaatatttgatttaatttgaCTTTCTAGGGGACGTTCAAATTATTGTTTCAAGTATGTATATAACATCGGTTTTGGATTATCAAAATTCCTTTGCGAACATTTTTTGACCTATTAATAGATGATTTAAAGTAGTATCTAATTATTTGAATTACTTTTGAACATGCAGTAAAGGACGAAAAAGGGAAGTAATGGACGACGAAAATTTAACCAAATCAGAAAAAGAGAGGATGGACGTCATGATGGCGGAAGAAGAAGAAATGCTGAGATGGGAAGCAGAACTTGAAAAAGAATTGGAACGAGAGGAATTTGCCAGAATACAAGAAATGGAAGCTCATGGTAGAGGTCCGATGCAAAACAGGGGTGGTGGACCTATGAGACGGGGATGGGGaaggtaaaattttaaataatatagaaatgtttaatatttttgatttggaatATCTAAAACAATCTGAAATGCATCTtacatttaatatattttatataccggtactgATTTTCAGTAAATTAGTAATCTACTTTTGTGCCACATTATCTTAGATAAATACCTTTATCGATTTTAACTTGGATATTATTATTCATGTTACatgtatattttcaaaatttgttatataaaaatttagaaattttctattctaaatttataaaatattagtaTTTCAGCtactcttttttatattttttttttcatcacttGTAGCAGTCTAATTAATGGGATttaatgttatatatatttgattgtcAAGtcatttcaaagaaatatatttcattgaTACACTTTTACCTAAATATTCAGAGATAGAGGTGGTGGACGAGGTTTTGGCAGAGAGAGAAGAGACGGTCGAAGAAACTGGGGAGGTAATGAAGAATTCTGGGAAGAAGAACCACCGGGCAGAATTCCTCCACTTATGCCCATGGACAAGGATAGACCTCCATTTCCAGATCGGCGACGCCCTGAAAGAATGCGTCCTCATCCAGACAGAATGCCACCACATCCTAGGGACAGAGAGTGGTTTGGACCACATGACAGGTTTGacagtttttttcatattgtgTCTGCACTATAAAAAGTACTCTTAGCATGTTGCTCTGTGATTcaataaatctgaaaatttcaatttctctTGAGAACTGCTTGAATCTAAAAGCAGGGAAGGCCAAAGCTGGATAATCTACTATTCTGAACAAactctgaaataataaaattctttAAAACTTCCTACTTTCTGTAGGAACAGGAGGGGTCCTCCTCCACCCGAGTTCGATGGACCTTGGGTCGATGATGAACCTCGAGGTCCACCAATGAGGGGTGGACGTTTTGAACCCAGAGGTAGATTTAGACCTGGACATGGTCCTCCAGATGACCGAATGTTGCCACCTCATCATCGGGATGAAAGAATGGAAATGGTGAGTTCTGAAATTTTCAGAATATCTGAACACGATGAATAATTTGTAATTTGCATGATTTTTCGTTAGTACCTAGTGTTGGCCTAATAATTAGGATGCCCCACTTAACTATTTCAGAAATCTCTGGATCAAATGCTTTACAGATTGCCTTATCCATGGTGTACAAAATTGACAAGACGATGTCTGACGATAAATTTTTCAGTTCTAGAAATAAGAGCTCCTTATGTATTAGTagctgcttgtacagagccATGTTTAGAGCAAAGATATGAAAACGACCTATAATGATTTGATTGAAAAACTTTTTCTATTTAGAATGATCGAAGAGGTCCACCAATACGCGATGATATGCCAGGTCCTCATCCTATGCACGAACCTCGAGGACCTCCATCTCCACCTCGAGACGAGATGAATCAGGTCAATGTAAACAAACTATTGAGTGACTTACTCAATATGGGAATTATACCTGGAAATAAACCAAAACCTGTTGAAGTGGAAAAGTCATCGAGCAGTCCACCAAGTCGCAATGCAAGTCCACTGCCAATCAATCCGACTCTCGCCAATATTGTAAAGCCAGAAAAACCAGCATCCCCTGATCTGGACGCTTCGGCTATAACAAGCTTAGCCAAGGTTGGTACACAGTTGGCTTGTAAATCCTAATCTCTCACACCTTGAATTGCAGTATCTGGACAGCTTTATTGCCATATAGGAACGTAATATAATTGGGGATTTTAATCCGCAAATAAACTGTATGAAACAATTTGGCTGGGTATCTTTATCATGTAATTAACATATCCTAGGCTGACATTATAGAAGAATCATTTCATAGCGATAATAAGGATTTTGGAACCAACACTGAAATATTGCCTGCTAGGAGtattaaaaatgaatcaaaaatttgaatacattgCCATTTTAGCATCTGCTGCTCATTCAATTTTAGATGTTTGGCATAGCAAGCcttttaataaatgaattgaaagaaaattggGATTCGATTGGCTCAAAtctatatatttacaatttttgtgCATCACTTGTTTTTGCATCACTGTTTTTCTTTGCATCTTTCTATTAGAGTTCTGTTGCAATAGAACAAGAAGCAACACGAGTGCCTACACCAGTATTTGAAGATTTGTTAACTCTTGATCCAGATGCAAATCTACCTGAAGTTACATTCAATGACGTTGATAAGTTAAAAATGTGAGTTTGTTTGTTGTATTCCTAATTCCTCATCTATCCTTAATAAATTGTCATGTAAAGTAATTGTTCATTGAATCTATTTAAATTGTTGGAATTTAAAAATTCTCTGACTGCCTGAGGTTAATACAGTTTGACTAACATAAGGTTTGGTAAAGTCAAAAGTGTGTCAAATTGTCTGTCAACTCGACAGTTGGACTTCCAAATTGCCGGTTCTTAAACTTTCATGATTCATGGCCCCCTTTCAAAGACTCTCAGCACTCTGTGCTCCctcttttattataaaaatatgcaattttgCTTTCAACATGCTTCTTTATGGTTCACATTTATTAATGAAAAGCCAACAAGTGAGAGCTGAagctttgaaaaattaaacaaagcGCAGTCAATTCGATTTAACCCGATATTGTCATCATGAATGGTGCCTTGTGAATGCCTTTTGTTGTGGCCCTCAGATAACTTATTTGTGGCCGCAGTTCCTGACTTGAAATCCTGACTTAAACTATATCAATAAATATAGTTTTGCTTATTTTTTCGCTgagttttcttttcttttttagaAGATGTGATGATCTTATTAAAAGACTTTATACTGGAATCCAGTGTTCTGCTTGTGGAATGCGATTCACTGCTTGTCAAACAGACATGTATGCTGAACATCTTGACTGGCATTATAGAGCTAATCGCAAGGATAAAGATGGAGTAAAGGAAACACACAGAACTCTTTATCCTACTGCTGGGGTATGACTCGTATACTGAATTACATTTATATGGTCTTTCTAATTATGTATTCAAATTTAACAATTCTAACTTGTGATATACTCTGGGTTTCTACAGGAccaatttattattctcaaTCTTTATTGCCAGTGTATCCGAtccatatgcatataatgcaagtaTTCTGTAACAGAATTGACGATAGCTATTATaattgattcaagagtcttgctgcacattaacataaatatatttctgtaacgtttcgttcGGTCGCGCCTCTATAGACATACATAATTCAGatgaaacattacagaaatatatttgtgtgagTGTATAGCAAGACTCTTGATAAAGCCACTTGAGATATTATTCTTTGGTACAAACGATTCGgatattaattaatatattattctAGTGTCACCTATGGGCAAAAATAGCCTCTTTCGTTTGTAATGAATTTATTGAGAGTGAATTTATAATCTATTGAATTTATCAAGTACTTCAACTCAatggttttcaaattttcggtTTCAGGAGTGGATAATGTATGAAGAAATTGTGGATCCTTCACAAAGAGCTAAGAATCAAGTGTTTGATGAAGAAATGGAACAAGGAGAAGAGACTGAAGCACCGGCAAAACCACAAAATTCTGAAGATTTAGTAGTACCTGTTGCACAACACCCTGAACAGGATGTAAGTCACACAACTCCAAAAAGCTTTGTTTTGGAACATGGCCATAAGAGCTTCCTGACTAACCAtgagaaatatttcacaattttatgaTAATGCTTTCAGCGTAAATTCACATACTGGATCGTACCTAAACAAGTAATACCCACTAGATATAATAAAACaatctttttgttttcatttgacAATACTTTATCTATTTCTTAGAAATGTAATGTCTGTCATGAAGCATTCAAAACAGTATATAATGATGAAGAAGAGGAATGGCAATATGTAAACTGTGTTGCAGTAGACGGCAAAAATTTCCATCCAAATTGCTATGCAGATCACAATGATCAACGCGACTCTGATCCGTTACCTGTAAGTTAAGAAAGGATAATCTTAGTAGTATGACTAGTTGATTGCAAATACACAAATACCTATTCTCGAAAGCTGTGTAGTTGAGTGAAAGTCTCGCTGTGTGTTTGCCTTGACTGAAATCAACAAAGATCATGTTCATATGTTTTTTATGAAGACACTACTCGTTTTATGTATTATCAGGTTTCTTTTGGGAGTCTTCCGATTTAGTTATTctctttattttgttttagtgaGGAGTTCATTACACCTTTCCAACAAGAAATAATCAGCCACTAATAAGTGAAGACCTATCGATTTTGGGAACACTGGATTTTTTCCGGTGCACCCAGGGTGAAGTTGTAATTG from Styela clava chromosome 14, kaStyClav1.hap1.2, whole genome shotgun sequence encodes:
- the LOC120340977 gene encoding uncharacterized protein LOC120340977 isoform X3, which translates into the protein MARAVIDDYRTSLEDLTFNSKPHINALTMLAEEYLPHADVIVRLIEAKLNKAPSNGKLPLMYLMDSIVKNVKKNYVPLFAENLVKSFNTTFDTGDEKTKISLYKLRSTWDSYFPLKTLYKLDVAVNNIDSAWPVKPLPASLQEKPSTSIHVNPKFLKKVDAVPVTSVAVDTPAVHDSVDLKQDLINKQKQLLDLQQQKLLLELEQTKQQLAMREKRNQLAAKKQPEAVSKDPRLKQAATSVAPTGLRVTVVTNGQKPQVRGNTKDPRNQTAAKNTHPPSAETKKQPATLDPRAKNVAIKKSPANSPAEKPKIVKKSPNDTEKIKKKKVSPQTVKRLAKTSPKNFAKNEAKKTKLSKKKTEVKTVKNTQSEAVQQSKENIGQKGQTKHIDGEISKKRDRPGRRSPPRNQAPPAKLARRSTSIERRSPSSPIRRRLEHPKNASIQRSAAAREVEQIRRDSPMPSDGSISPRFSPEPDESPVKRNRNWRPPVKRIRHIQSPPESWQREEMPPRPSPPVRRRTSVDPNVRIPQELTLGHQAEILKQAEIQLQSGQLTHTQHQELLKQLHQLFELQRLRSLQHVGQDENRPPPFRPPPSPPRMEMEQRDRNDYSRPLHSQRLTPPPMPPTDPRMNHHPYRPSPQREDQHFVGQDVYIDHIEPPPRPAFLNERHEQMEIDNRRRGPGPGPIRRRHSGEWERPPQGRSVGGYGEDTGNVFVIESSSQSPVREEPFLPIDAPNNRGRHPRGFRQSRNLNSQRGKKVHSERVPLRAYAHPETESEPRRPVPLKRKDTRDRPRRSPPRKTQDRKLPRHSRKHSPVSERNKRIAKKKDEKKQEKSDGEEDIPRLEEPEDYIIANIPPEAEVYHKHSMSLKKTRTASDSAQQDLQKQSSSESLSDVKEEITEVVPKSDENAGNNSPMHLSSPDINKKIDEEVNRSPSLPLKKRKYLISSSSDLKDDAGTTTEPESDTADLQLKDAATVEIEKKDIQSPKHDGESEEKPEVDDDQPSEKPSDNLINQEQELDSKDKESDNLSKELASIDKEIAAEDKTDLEKIENAAQNDKKYTEKTPEKSPERDIKDNKHEGRLKRIQELAMKDGSKTPAQKKMMKDRIMEKGRDKSRNKDKGRKREVMDDENLTKSEKERMDVMMAEEEEMLRWEAELEKELEREEFARIQEMEAHGRGPMQNRGGGPMRRGWGRDRGGGRGFGRERRDGRRNWGGNEEFWEEEPPGRIPPLMPMDKDRPPFPDRRRPERMRPHPDRMPPHPRDREWFGPHDRNRRGPPPPEFDGPWVDDEPRGPPMRGGRFEPRGRFRPGHGPPDDRMLPPHHRDERMEMNDRRGPPIRDDMPGPHPMHEPRGPPSPPRDEMNQVNVNKLLSDLLNMGIIPGNKPKPVEVEKSSSSPPSRNASPLPINPTLANIVKPEKPASPDLDASAITSLAKSSVAIEQEATRVPTPVFEDLLTLDPDANLPEVTFNDVDKLKIRCDDLIKRLYTGIQCSACGMRFTACQTDMYAEHLDWHYRANRKDKDGVKETHRTLYPTAGEWIMYEEIVDPSQRAKNQVFDEEMEQGEETEAPAKPQNSEDLVVPVAQHPEQDKCNVCHEAFKTVYNDEEEEWQYVNCVAVDGKNFHPNCYADHNDQRDSDPLPTPIRVPLYNPMESSLKGIPGLDTLLTQDESKSEEEADEQKENADQPEEEIDAESGLAEKDQEEEFLKTTGHEETMEQPAFAGNDETEQADDVKSEINEENSKPELESETNVDNVASNDIVENMTMEPTTTSSDQEPTTEPSSEPTTSMVEDEMPSESSKETQPDETEQPDGTDQPFVILNPANDAGISSQNDENKPPDNIATEETTQVVAPFVVPTDESLVSAVNNESDMDATEIDLGKQLVEKSEVSDEPDSVQKNENFNSGSDSPIMDNTTQLSSPVRENTGSEESSDHESDNDSDDGGVTVTI